A window from Carassius carassius chromosome 40, fCarCar2.1, whole genome shotgun sequence encodes these proteins:
- the LOC132122434 gene encoding alpha-N-acetylgalactosaminide alpha-2,6-sialyltransferase 2-like: MTGRLPSRLVLWFIGLLCVALLTLFLVCMTTQNQVPWQVMSLQNFRFFSDKNNSISLKNQPSAENELDTELGQNSLQKSDVQNSLRKSESGNEAKSDQANSITISLKPVAKPTETDFFGDWYATDDFPSQTNCPNNIRKRVPQTQFAEMFLHNIPVLQWAKHFSPEEYQRLSHFSGAHGWGSVRAEVLNSSLAILNRTANQMMFDDWENRADRSDCVRCAVVGNGGILNGSRKGKEIDEHHYVFRVNGAALTGFENDVGSRTSFYTFSTNTMRNSINSYAHLGYRGPPISKETRYIFLPDHDRDYILMKAASTHTAIDQGPERSKKPPTYFGEDVTVEKFKIYHPDFIRYLRNRFLHSNLLKTSARGIYRPSTGAVMLLAAIHTCDQVDAYGFMTPDYTLYSDHYYDKQRHEVHFYANHDMRMEMRLWQELHKAGLINLFMRR, from the exons ATGACAGGCCGGCTGCCCTCGAGGCTTGTGCTGTGGTTCATTGGGTTGTTGTGTGTCGCGTTATTGACATTATTCCTGGTTTGCATGACCACGCAGAATCAGGTGCCATGGCAAGTGATGAGTCTGCAAAACTTCag GTTTTTTTCTGACAAGAAtaacagcatttctttgaaaaatCAACCATCTGCTGAGAATGAACTGGACACTGAGCTGGGGCAAAATTCATTGCAGAAATCAGATGTTCAGAATTCATTGCGGAAATCAGAGTCAGGAAATGAAGCAAAGTCTGATCAAGCAAATTCAATCACTATCTCCTTAAAACCAGTGGCAAAACCCACTGAGACTGACTTTTTTGGTGACTGGTATGCCACAGATGACTTTCCTTCACAAACC AACTGTCCCAACAATATTAGGAAGCGTGTGCCTCAGACTCAATTTGCTGAGATGTTTCTGCACAATATTCCAGTGCTCCAATGGGCAAAGCATTTTAGTCCAGAAGAGTACCAGCGGTTGAGTCACTTCAGTGGAGCACACGGCTGGGGAAGTGTCAGAGCTGAAG TTTTGAATAGCTCACTGGCAATTTTAAATAGAACTGCAAATCAGATGATGTTTGATGACTGGGAGAATAGAGCAGACCGATCCGATTGCGTTCGCTGCGCTGTGGTGGGAAATGGGGGAATACTGAATGGTTCAAGGAAAGGCAAGGAGATCGATGAACATCATTACGTCTTTAG GGTAAATGGTGCGGCTCTTACAGGGTTTGAGAATGATGTGGGATCCCGGACTTCCTTTTACACATTCTCAACCAACACCATGCGAAACTCCATAAATAGCTATGCTCACTTAGGCTACAGAGGGCCACCTATATCCAAG GAAACCAGGTACATATTCCTGCCAGACCATGACCGAGATTATATTCTTATGAAGGCGGCTTCCACACACACAGCAATTGATCAAGGACCTGAGCGCAGcaaaaa GCCCCCTACATACTTTGGTGAAGATGTGACTGTGGAAAAATTCAAAATCTACCACCCAGACTTTATCCGCTACCTCCGAAACAG GTTCCTGCATTCAAACCTTCTGAAAACAAGCGCGAGAGGAATTTACAGGCCGTCCACAGGAGCAGTGATGCTCCTAGCTGCTATTCATACATGTGACCAG GTTGATGCTTACGGGTTCATGACCCCTGACTACACTTTGTATTCAGACCACTACTACGACAAACAGCGACATGAAGTGCATTTCTATGCCAATCATGACATGCGAATGGAAATGAGGTTGTGGCAAGAGCTGCACAAGGCCGGACTGATCAATCTTTTCATGCGCCGATAA